GGGcaggaatatatatttttaatatgtgtGTTCACACATATCTATCTAATATCGAAATCTCACCCATCTCTCCACTCCCTTAAATCCTTTATCTAAAAGGAAGCCTGGTTGGTTTCTACTGGAAGGAGCTGCACATGAAGAGATTAACATGGACCCGAAAGTGCCACAATATGGGCATTCCAATGAGCTCAGGCAGAAATGTCATCAGAACCAGACTGCATGTTCTTTCTGCTGCATGAGcatatatttccacatcccaAACAAGATTTCTATACCTAAGTATATATTTCCATATATAGTATAGGCAAGCTATGTTTGGTGTAAACATGCATAAGCTGATTTGCTAGCTGCAGAATTTGCATGGCTTTCTTGTAACCCACAACTTGCTGTATCCCTCATCTGGTTACCTGGCCTTTCCTGGAGGGAGTTCAGGGGAGCACAGATACTTCCTCCCACTGTCATATTTTCCTCACAAGAATTCTGTACAAGAGGGTAGACTGCAGGTCACCAAGTAGGCTTCATAGCAGCAAGGACTGGTGCTCAGATCTAGCATATAGATGCTCTGCAGTACTCAACAAATGCTCTCCATACATATTTGAAATGGTTTAATGCTACATATACAGATgcagaataaggtaaaggtaaaagtatcccctgtgcaagcactgagtcatgtctgacccttggggtgatgccctcccgcgttttcatggcagactcaatacggggtggtttgccagtgccttccccagtcattactgtttaccccccagcagcaagctgggtactcattttaccaaccttggaaggatgggaggctgagtcaaccttgagccggctgctgggattgaactcccagcctcattgacagagctttcagactacatgtctgctgccttaccactctgcaccacaagaggctcatagatgcAGAATATGCCCCACCATATTGTCTGGCTATGGCTACTTTAGTCACAGGAAGTATGTAATGGCTTGTTGCCCACTATTTTTGCTCTTGTTTCAGCTCCAAGTGCTAAGCCCTGATAACATTAACACAGCCTTTTCATTCATTGAAGGTTTGAAAACTACAGAAAGTaaatgtcattttatttatttaaccctcccccctctccaaaggGCACAAGATTTGATTGTGCTATAGGTTATTCTGGCTGGACGGCAGAAAGGGTCAGTGGAATTCAGCTTCGGAATCCAAGCAAAGCAACTTGGATCAATCCATTCATTAGCAGAGGCCATCACACGATCCACGTAAAGTTATTCAAGAGCATTGTGCTTTGCATTTATTTGCTCCAATACCTAAAACTTTCAGGTAGATGTGGGCAACAAAAAGGATAAAGAACATTTGGAACAGGTGAATGTTAAACCTGTTTGCCTACTTCCAGAGAACTTAGAATACACCAGTTACATTTTTCTTGGAAGATGTGTTCTGAAGTATAGCTTGAAAATTGAAGTATAGCAGATGTCTGATCATGCAGTTTTAGTCAGGAAATAATTGTTGTGCAGGTTCTGAGAAGCAAGATGGGAAACACCTTCATTTctcctggacttcctcaacagtttCAGAAGTTCAGTGTCCTGAAACCTTTATTTTGTGGGTCATGTAATTAATCAGACTCAGTAGATAAGTGGCAGGAACCCAGTCCAGCATTTACTAAGAGTAAATGGGTATAGATATGATCAATGACTGGATGGTAGGCCTCAAGGGAACTATAGGTGCCTCACTTTGAGTCCCATGAAGAATAGAGTATAAATGTAACAAAGCAATACATAAAATCTCAAATGCACCCAATAGCACCAAATTCCCTTCTTTTCCTCAATGGCAGCATCTAAATATATTGCATCCTCTGAAAGGACTGTGTCTACCTAAGCAACCAAATTCTTATTTTAAGTTTCCAAAGTAGTCCTATTGTTAATATGTCAGTGACACAATAAATACCTAACCcttgaacaaattttaaatattaaagatATCCACAATTTATCTTAAGTGCCTACAATTCAATATTTGGGAGCTTTAACTTGATAGAGCTTTATGGAAATCAGTGGATTTCAATCCAGTTATTCAGTGGCTGATGGAATGTAGAGGAAACTTTTAGAAAGTTTTAGAATGTTTTAGAAAGTTTCCTCTTATATTTTAACTAGCCTGACAGGCTATTCTCCAAATGCACTAACATAGCCTTTCAATTCATTAATATCAATTCATTAATTACCAAAGGAATCCAGGAATCAGCTTGCTCTCTAAGAGACTGTCCTTATTATTCTAAAATTGTGATTTCCCCACCTGTTCCACTTTCCTACCAAACCAGGTAAGCTCCTACCATATAACACTGTGGCATTTATATTGACCAAGGCCTGGAATTCTGTATGGTAATTCAAGAAGACAGAGGTGTAGAATACCCCGGGTTGcttagaaaaggaaaaggaagaaagcaaCTGGTCTTCAAAGTTGTCCAGTAGTTCTAATTAGAGTAGTAGTGCAGAAGACAGGAAGTAAAGAGTTCCTAtggatatttctctctctctttgacagCCCCTTTCCGCACAACTGCTAAACTGTTCTCAGAGTCAATGCCCCAAAGAATGTCTGGTCACTCCACGACCATCACTACAACTAATTCAATAGACAAATGTGTGTCTTGGGCCATAGATCAGAATCTACACAGGCTGGGGCTCTTTCGGCAGTCTTGATGAGCTCTGCTGACAGCTGCCTTGTGAAAAAGGCCCAGGTGACCACCCTTCTTTTACTTCCATCTTTAGTTTCAATGAAGGTAAAGTTGAAGTGAAAACACAAGGTGGCGCCCTTGATCTACTAATCCAGAAAAGACCATTCATGAGCTGTCAAAGTCAAGGTCAcaaattctctctttttttatatatataaatcaaggTCAAGGTTTAAGGTCTTCCTAGTCCTGTCATTTCAACAAATACCAACCCTTTCCCCCAACTCTTAACCAGTCCTGCCAATAAACCTTAAATACGACGCTCCTTCTGCATTTGTGGCCTAACAACTGTTTCTCATTTTCCTCGAGGAGCTCCTGCCCTGCTTTTATATCTTCTTTTCCCTGTTCAAAATACCTGACTTTTTAACCTTATTGAAACATTTATAGTTCAGCAAAGCTAGTTATCATGCACTCATTCCCTCTGCACTATAATTTATGGGCAAAATATGGGCTATATCAGTAATTTAAGAGAAGAACTTATTAGGGCTACAAGAGAAGTACATTCTTCATGAGGTACATGTAAATATGGAGGGAGAATAAAAGAGGGTTTAATCAGGTTTTATTACAGTGACTATTTTATTAACAGTATTAACACTAATATCTATCTACAGCTCTTAGATTTTAATtttcagtaaaaatataaaaaaggggTGCACAAATACATTTTCACAGTgcgctgattttttaaaaaaatatttacaaaatagcATAATCTAGTGAACAGGAAAAATGTGCTGGTTGAAATAATTGTTTTTGTTAAAAGTGCTGTAAAATGCATTCTTACACTTTCTAATGCGGCCTCatagggaaaggaaaagaaaggaatccCCATTAATTTTTCATAAATCAAAATAtagcattaaaataaaaaaaaaatatctcagGGAAACAAAATGTTTCCGCTCCCCATTATGGGTTATTTTGAGATTGCTTCCTCCCACATCACAATGATAACCTGTATGTGGCTGTTTGCATTCCAGCAAATATGCCAGCTCCTTGGATTTACACGGTTTGAACACTGATGAATGCTGTGGATGTGTACAAACTGCAGAGGCTCTTTACAGGAACATGGAGCGCTGAGCAGAGTATCGGGAAATCATCTGCTGAAACATGATCTATGGACATTCCATTTTCACCCCAATAAATCTAAACTTTAGTTGCCTCTCAGGATCAGTTCTCCACAAAGCTCCCTTCATTATTAATATTTTTGGAATCTTCATTCAGTACCTtccatttaaaatgaaaacacaGAATGCATTACTCAAACATACAGTAATTGTACATTTTGCACAATATTTACCTGAGCAACCAGTCAGcatgtagatgggggggggggtgttgccaacCCACATTGCCTTTTCAACCAgtttccagattacagtcctaAATAGTGTATAAGAATAGTCACAGTAATACTTACACGATATGGACAAATGTGTATCTGTCTTAACTGAGACTGAATCTTTTTTTCTGCTTTAGGGGCTTTTGGACTCTACAGTCAGTCATTGGAATAGCCTCTTTTAGGATTTCAGGGAAATTTCAGCCTTAAAAACCTTTCTCCTAGTCATACTTTCACAAAAGTCACAGTTCCAAAGACAGAGTTCTTGTGAAAGAAAAGATTCATtgtctttttttaattattattattattattttaatctggataaaaaaaaaatagttcttaaAGCTCTGAGCAAGCCGCCTCTGTTTCAGCCATTAACTTGTCGTCTTCAATTTGTTGATGACTTTTTTCTCTTTCACTCTTCTGTTTTGGAACCAGATAGTGACCTGCCGCTCCGAGAGATTCGTCGTGGCCGATATCCGTCTCCGCTTGTCTTTGGTAATGAATTTATTTGTAGCGTATTCCCTTTCGAGTTCTTTTAATTGGACTTTCGTGTAGGGCACTCGCTTCTTTCTCCCGCGCCTGTAGGAGTTGGCATCCGAGGGATGGGAAACCACGTCTAAAGCaggcaaacaaacacaaacaggaaGGCACGCATTAAAAGCCGGGCGTCATCAATTAAAGACACATCTTTGGGACCCATCTgggccgtctccccccccccccgggcagcgcAGCCCTTCGCGGGGACGTCTGGCTCTCTCACGTTAAGCGCCCTTTCCGCCAGCTCTGGAGAGCGCGAGCGGAGCCATCCGTGGAAAATCTCCGTTCACCGCGAAGACTTAAGCGCGGGCAGCAGACTTCTTGCGCCTCTTTCTCTCCTCGCCTACAGCAGAATTGGATCATGCCCAGTTCCCTATATTCCTTCCTGCGACGATGCTCCTTGCGAGGCTTAGGCCtgctcggggcggggggggggggggctgaaagagGGCGACCCGAATTCTGCAATCGCCAAGCGAGTGGCATGGGGGACACGACGGCTGCGCCAGCGACGGGAAGAGGGCTGAGAGTAGGAACAGGGTCGTTACCAGGACTTAGCGTAGCGGGAGAGTATTTCCGAGGGACTTGATGCCGTAGCAACCCCCTCCGTTCACGGCTAATGTCTCTGTTGGCCACAGAGTAAGGAAAGAGGGCCGGGAGAAGAAGTGTAATAATTCTCAGACCCAGGCCAGTAGCGCCCTTAAGGCCAAGATGGCTGATGGTGCCGCCGGCCACACGGACCCCGGGAGGGCAGCATCCAGCGTCCCCCAGGATAAGGCGGCGCCTACACTAAGAGGACCGGGCTGTAGCATCAGTGGGTGTTATGAACACAAGCGGAGGAAGCTGTGGCCAAAGAGCTAAATGCTGAAGAAATCCCCCAtgaaaagaaggagggagggggaagccgaGCGCTCAGGCGACCCCACGGGAGCCAGCCTCGCGGAACTCCAGCGGACCGGCGGTCACCTGAATACGCCTGGCTGCGCCAAACGCACCccacgcccgcccgcccgcgccttGGGAAAGGGGCGCCAGGCGAGCCTAGTTGCCCAGCCAGCTTGCGGAGCGGGAACAGGGCCGGCGGGAAGCCTCGGAAGCGCGCCCCGAGGAGCCGCACCTCGGGGGAAGGGCTGAGGCCGGCCGGATCCCGCGCAGAGCCGCGCAGGTGCATTACCCGGCAGCGAGGACTTCCAGAGGTGGGGCGGCTGGTTCTGCTCCTTGGGGCAGTAGACCTGCCCGTTCCAGCCGTTGGCGAGGGCCCAGGGCTGGTAGCCGTCCATGGGCAGGATGGAGTCGTGGCGGGGCTCGCCGGGCCCTGCGATGGAGGGCACCACGGGCATATCCAGGTAGCCCGGCACGGGCTGGTAGGGTCCGGCGGCGTAGCCCTGGTAGAAGGCGAACTCCTTGGCGCGGGCGGGGAAGTCCtcgccggcggcggcggcagcggcggcggcggcggcgcccgaGGTGTCCATGTACTTGTCtgcgaaggcggcggcggcgggctgggcgCAGGACTTGAGGGGCGCGTTGTGGTGGCCCATGCGGCACGGGTAGTAGCCGCTGCCGAAGTAGCCGTAGGGCAAGGCGGCGGGGCCCGAGGAGCTCTGCACGGCGGCCGAGCAGGGGCTGCACTGCTTGACAGCGGCGGCGCTGGGCTCGGCCATGCCGGCGGCGGGCGCCTCGGGGGAGGCGTAGGCGGCGGCGCTGGCCGGGGCGGCGAGGGGCGCGGGATGCGCCATCAGGTTCCGGCACTGGTTGGCCGCCGCGAAGTTggggcccgccgccgccgccgccgccgccacggccGCCGCGTGGAAGCCGGCTTCCATGTTCTTGTTGATCTCCTCCAGGCTGTTGTCGTAGAGGAACATGACGGGCTCGATCCAGCGGGGATGGAGGAGCACGGAGGCTGTCATAGCCCGACCCGCATGGAGACTAGtggctcttttttaaaagccccaaaGACTGAAAAAAGAGATACTAAATCTCCCAGACTTGACCAGGGCTGACGCGCCAGTGTCGCGCCAGGACGGCGCTCATTGGCCCGCCCGCTCCCACGTGATATGCAAAGCAGCTGATAAACATCTGAGGGAATAAAGTGCAGATAATTAAATAATGTCCTAATCGCGCCGGGGCTGGAATCCCAGCAGCGGACGGGACTGGCGCGCGGCGGCCCCCATCCACTCACGACTTTGTGTGACAAGCCAGACCCGGGCAGGGGTGCAAAAGAAGAGCAGgtatttccacccccacccccctccagcttacccaccccctccaaagctcgatcctccctcctttcctgcagTACATTGTCTCTAGGAAATTCTTGCGACTCAGTTTCCACGGTCTTGTCAAGATCACTTAATTTCAAAACCTTCTGACTCCCCGGATTTGGCGTTCTGTCCAACCGGTGGTTCTTCCACCGCCACCCGGGGCCGTCCTACCACCTCCTCCCATCTCTCACATACCAGGCTTAAATTTGTATTTTCTCATGGAACAGGACTGCCAAAGCCCACGGCTTCCAtagggaggccagggcaactgtTTTTGAAACCCACCCGCATTTGTCATCATCTGACATTCTCCTAAACCGAAAAAGTTTTGACTCTTATCTTTGAACAAAGGCTcctccaaaatattttattttctggcAAAATAGTCACCAGAATTTACCCTTGAGACGCGGTTCAGAAGGGGTTAAGTAGACCTCAGAACAAACCACAAGACATTATTTGTTAttgcaacaat
This Paroedura picta isolate Pp20150507F chromosome 11, Ppicta_v3.0, whole genome shotgun sequence DNA region includes the following protein-coding sequences:
- the HOXA13 gene encoding homeobox protein Hox-A13 isoform X2; this translates as MTASVLLHPRWIEPVMFLYDNSLEEINKNMEAGFHAAAVAAAAAAAGPNFAAANQCRNLMAHPAPLAAPASAAAYASPEAPAAGMAEPSAAAVKQCSPCSAAVQSSSGPAALPYGYFGSGYYPCRMGHHNAPLKSCAQPAAAAFADKYMDTSGAAAAAAAAAAGEDFPARAKEFAFYQGYAAGPYQPVPGYLDMPVVPSIAGPGEPRHDSILPMDGYQPWALANGWNGQVYCPKEQNQPPHLWKSSLPDVVSHPSDANSYRRGRKKRVPYTKVQLKELEREYATNKFITKDKRRRISATTNLSERQVTIWFQNRRVKEKKVINKLKTTS
- the HOXA13 gene encoding homeobox protein Hox-A13 isoform X1, which codes for MTASVLLHPRWIEPVMFLYDNSLEEINKNMEAGFHAAAVAAAAAAAGPNFAAANQCRNLMAHPAPLAAPASAAAYASPEAPAAGMAEPSAAAVKQCSPCSAAVQSSSGPAALPYGYFGSGYYPCRMGHHNAPLKSCAQPAAAAFADKYMDTSGAAAAAAAAAAGEDFPARAKEFAFYQGYAAGPYQPVPGYLDMPVVPSIAGPGEPRHDSILPMDGYQPWALANGWNGQVYCPKEQNQPPHLWKSSLPGNAPARLCAGSGRPQPFPRDVVSHPSDANSYRRGRKKRVPYTKVQLKELEREYATNKFITKDKRRRISATTNLSERQVTIWFQNRRVKEKKVINKLKTTS